In Brienomyrus brachyistius isolate T26 chromosome 14, BBRACH_0.4, whole genome shotgun sequence, the following proteins share a genomic window:
- the si:dkey-13p1.4 gene encoding transmembrane protein 151B gives MLSPELETDTAAEDTAPNSPNGVEDTPTSLEALEEQWPVKQSLSASMCRESHWRCLLLSLLMYGCLGAVAWCQLTRVTKLSFDSVATSSLTASLTSVRGGGMGSRSMIYHDSPCSDGYVYIPLAFLLMLYAVYLVECWHCRARSELQCKANVDSVYERVLRMRRARPCVWWKAISYHFVRRTRQVTRYRNGDAYTTTQVYHERVNTHVAEGEFDYSRCGVKDVSRDLRGLESQPATRLRFTKCFSFAGTGPENAYLSQRARFFSEIEGLDDYMEAREGMQLKNVDFKEHLIAYVDPDRLPWYTSQVAFWLAALLMLSWPLRVLIEYRTAYVHYHVEKLFGLEYSNSSPSPSGDDGPLHNGGYSLPRVETADSTELEWHIRSNRQLIPSYSEAMLMNLGGSGSGETRSSNCYLRESYVARSYGTLIQDCEHCCRLQDRPRRATLSSSCSSIFSRHAFHSRLSLDTSRFSLCRMYGSRRTMGVWRSRSSTLTDRCCLDEQCCRSYSSQLALNESPPTYRDAHFFPVLIVHRPEGCRESGEVRRYYIRRGSCCLETSL, from the exons ATGTTATCTCCCGAGTTGGAAACTGATACCGCTGCAGAAGACACGGCGCCCAACAGCCCAAATGGAGTCGAGGATACCCCGACCAGCTTGGAAGCCCTGGAAGAG CAGTGGCCCGTGAAGCAGTCCCTCAGCGCCTCCATGTGCCGCGAATCCCACTGGCGCTGCCTGCTGCTGTCGCTGCTCATGTACGGCTGCCTGGGTGCCGTGGCCTGGTGCCAGCTGACCCGTGTCACCAAGCTGAGCTTCGACTCCGTGGCGACCTCGTCCCTGACGGCGTCCCTCACCTCAGTGCGCGGCGGCGGCATGGGCAGCCGCTCGATGATATACCACGACAGCCCCTGCTCCGACGGCTACGTTTACATCCCCCTGGCCTTCCTGCTCATGCTCTACGCCGTCTACCTGGTGGAGTGCTGGCACTGCCGGGCACGTAGCGAGCTGCAATGCAAAGCCAACGTGGACAGCGTGTACGAGAGGGTGCTTCGCATGCGCCGGGCACGCCCTTGCGTCTGGTGGAAGGCCATCAGTTACCATTTTGTGCGCAGGACCCGGCAAGTGACCCGCTACCGCAATGGGGACGCCTACACCACCACGCAGGTCTACCACGAGCGGGTCAACACACATGTGGCTGAGGGCGAGTTTGACTACAGCCGCTGCGGGGTCAAGGACGTCTCGAGGGACCTGCGGGGACTGGAGAGCCAACCCGCCACCCGGCTGCGCTTCACAAAGTGCTTCAGTTTTGCCGGCACTGGACCTGAGAACGCCTACCTCAGCCAACGGGCCCGGTTCTTCTCCGAAATTGAGGGCTTAGATGACTACATGGAGGCTCGTGAGGGCATGCAGCTGAAGAATGTCGACTTCAAGGAGCACCTGATCGCGTATGTGGACCCGGACCGCCTGCCGTGGTACACCTCGCAGGTGGCCTTCTGGCTGGCCGCCCTGCTCATGCTGTCTTGGCCTCTGCGGGTCCTCATTGAGTACCGCACGGCCTACGTGCACTACCATGTGGAGAAGCTCTTTGGGCTAGAGTACAGCAATAGCAGTCCCTCCCCATCGGGCGATGATGGCCCTTTGCACAATGGCGGCTACAGCCTCCCACGAGTGGAGACAGCGGACAGCACCGAGCTGGAGTGGCACATCCGGTCCAATCGCCAGCTGATCCCCAGCTATTCCGAGGCCATGCTGATGAATTTAGGTGGCTCTGGTTCAGGGGAGACCAGGTCTTCCAATTGCTACTTGCGTGAAAGTTACGTGGCACGCAGCTATGGGACGCTGATCCAAGACTGCGAGCACTGTTGCCGCCTCCAGGACAGGCCCCGGAGAGCCACCCTCAGTTCCAGCTGCTCCTCCATCTTCTCCCGGCATGCCTTCCACTCCCGGCTCTCCCTGGACACGTCTCGCTTCTCACTCTGCCGCATGTATGGCTCGCGGCGCACCATGGGCGTCTGGAGGAGCCGCAGCAGCACGCTGACGGACCGCTGCTGCCTGGATGAGCAGTGCTGCCGCTCCTACTCCAGCCAACTGGCACTTAACGAAAGCCCACCCACGTATCGGGACGCTCACTTCTTCCCCGTCTTGATCGTCCACCGACCCGAAGGCTGCCGAGAGTCGGGGGAGGTGCGGCGTTACTATATCCGACGGGGCTCCTGCTGCTTGGAGACCTCACTCTGA